From the genome of Patescibacteria group bacterium:
TTGGCAGGCCGTGTTGACCTAAAGCCGGGCCAACCGGTGGTGCCGGCGTGGCTTCGCCCGCCGGTAAATTTAATTTAATAATGGTTTTAACTTTTTTAGCCATAATTAGTTATGAGTTATGAGTCATGGGTTATGAGTTATGATACAGAGTAAAATACTCCGAACTCAAAACCCCGAACTCATAACTATATTTTCGCTACCTGTAAAAAGTCAAGCTCAACCGGTGTTTCCCGGCCGAAAATCGAAACCAAAACTCTGATTTTGCCTTTTTCTTCATCAATGGCCTCAATGGAGCCTAAAAAATCAGCAAACGGGCCGTCAATAATTTTGACCGCTTCGCCAACAGAAAACGCCGTTTTATATTTGGGCGCTTCCATCTCCATGAATTTTTTAATGGCCTCAACTTCAGAAGGAGAGATGGGGGTGGGTTTATCACCGGTCCCGACAAAAGCCGTGACGCCCTGTGTCGTCCTTACGGCCAACCAGCTGTCATCGTCCAAAATCATTTTGACTAAAAGATAGCCGGGGAAAATTTTCTCTTTAACGTCTTCTTTTTTGCCGGCGCGGACCGTGACCACATTTCTGGTGGGGACGATAATGTCCAAAATCTTATTTTCCAGTTTCATTGAGGCAATGCGCTGTTTGAGGGCCTGGGCGACCTTAACCTCATGACCGGAATAGGTATGGACAACATACCAGGCAGCCTCAACAACTTTTTGTTCGTTACTTTTCATTTTTGTAAAATAATTTCCATGATTTTGGTTAAAAGATAATCAATCGCGCCTAAAAATAAACCAACGCTGACGCTGATTCCAACCACCACGGTTGTCAATCTGATGGTTTCTTTTTTCGTTGGCCAAACAACCTTGGCCAGTTCGGTTTTAACCTCTTTTAAAAAAACAACGGGACTTTGCATCCTGCTCTCGATCTTTTCCCCAATTTAAAAATTATTTTGTTTGACTTTGGGGGAATACGGGAGATATAATAACATAGATGAAAAAAATTCGCAAGGCCGTTATTCCGGCTGCCGGTTTCGGAACCCGTTTCCTTCCTCAAACCAAAGCTATGCCTAAAGAAATGCTGCCCGTGGTTGACAAACCGGTAATTCAATACGTGGTTGAGGAAGCGGTGGTCAGCGGCATTGAGGATGTCGTCATCGTCACCGGTGCTGCAAAAAGAGCGATTGAGGACCATTTTGATATACCTAATGCTGATTTGGTAAATAATCTTTTACAGGGTAAAAAAGAAACAATGCTTGAGGAATTGAAGAAAATTGCGGAAATGGCAAATTTTATTTACGTTCGCCAAAAAGGGCTTTATGGGAACGGGACGCCGGTTTTGTCAGCCGAACCGATTATCGGCAATGAAAGTTTTGCCGTCATGTGGGGCGATGAATTCATTAAAGCCGATCCGCCAAGATTAAAGCAAATGATTGAAGTTTGGCAGGAATACGGGGGCGTTGTCATTTCGGGCGTGCGGATTGAAACAAAGGATCATTTATCCCGATACGGGATTGCCGAACTGGAACCGGTAAAAGGCCCGGTTTATAAAATTAAAAAAATTGTCGAAAAACCCTTGCCGGATGAGGCGCCTTCCAATTTAGCCACCCACGGCGCTTATATTCTGCCGCCGGAGATTTTTCCGGCCTTAAAAAGCCTAAAACCGGCCAAGGGCGGCGAAATTTGGCTGGTTGACGCGATTAATATTTTACGCGATCAGGGAATTCCGGTTTACGCCTGCGAAATCCAAAACGGGAAATACTATGATACTGGCAACAAACTGGAATATTTAAAAACCGTGATCGAATTTGCCCTGGCTCGGTCGGACATCAACGGCGAATTCCGCGCCTACCTCAAAACCCTCAAGTTATAGCCTCCGATTCCGGGAATCAATATATCATAATAGATCAATTGATAAAAAAGCAACTTTCAAGTGGTATAGTGAGCGAAACGAATTAATCAAAGAAATATCAATAAGCAAAGCTTTTACGTTGTAATAATTTCACTCATTTATCTTTGATATAATGTTCTTTTGCTTAAGGAAAAGCTTATGGGAGTTGTACTACAGGAAAGAAAAGAACCTCGACAGCCGGAAGTTGCTTTGTCAGGAATCGTCCCTCCCGAGAGGCTTAAGGTTCGAGAAAGGGTCCGCGGAAGTTTGCCTCTTTTTATTATC
Proteins encoded in this window:
- the nusG gene encoding transcription termination/antitermination protein NusG; translation: MKSNEQKVVEAAWYVVHTYSGHEVKVAQALKQRIASMKLENKILDIIVPTRNVVTVRAGKKEDVKEKIFPGYLLVKMILDDDSWLAVRTTQGVTAFVGTGDKPTPISPSEVEAIKKFMEMEAPKYKTAFSVGEAVKIIDGPFADFLGSIEAIDEEKGKIRVLVSIFGRETPVELDFLQVAKI
- a CDS encoding UTP--glucose-1-phosphate uridylyltransferase, with product MKKIRKAVIPAAGFGTRFLPQTKAMPKEMLPVVDKPVIQYVVEEAVVSGIEDVVIVTGAAKRAIEDHFDIPNADLVNNLLQGKKETMLEELKKIAEMANFIYVRQKGLYGNGTPVLSAEPIIGNESFAVMWGDEFIKADPPRLKQMIEVWQEYGGVVISGVRIETKDHLSRYGIAELEPVKGPVYKIKKIVEKPLPDEAPSNLATHGAYILPPEIFPALKSLKPAKGGEIWLVDAINILRDQGIPVYACEIQNGKYYDTGNKLEYLKTVIEFALARSDINGEFRAYLKTLKL
- the secE gene encoding preprotein translocase subunit SecE gives rise to the protein MQSPVVFLKEVKTELAKVVWPTKKETIRLTTVVVGISVSVGLFLGAIDYLLTKIMEIILQK